TCGCGTGGCAAACACGCGCTTTGGCGGCTTCTCGCAGCTCCTACTGCTGTGGCGCGGGAGCATCTACAAGCTTCTGTGGCGCGAGCTGCTCTGCTTCCTGGGGCTCTACATGGCGCTGAGCGCTGCCTACCGGTGAGGTGCCTCGGGGTGGAGGGTGCAGGCCAGAGCTCCGAGCTGGTGGGGTGCCACACGCTCTAGGGAAGGAGGTGGCCCGCAAgagagggctggggaggggccCTGGTGTACCTCAGGGCGCGGAAAGTGAGATCTGCAGCTGGGGAGGGGACCCTCCTGTGACACCGCACCCCCTCACTTCCAGCTTTGTGCTGAGTGAAGAGCAGAAGCGCTACTTTGAGAAGCTCGTCATTTACTGCGACCAGTACGCCAGCCTCATCCCAGTTTCCTTCGTACTCGGTGCGGTCACACCCTCCCCTCATTACTGTGACCCTGAGACCCTCATTTCTATTTACACCTTTGGAGATCCCATTCCTGCCTCTCTGAGACACCCCTCAAATACAACCCTTACAGCCTCCACCCCATTCCTTGGTCCTGAGACCCTGGATGTCACCAGGTCACACGTCCTTCAGTATCCTCATGAGAGCTCTGTGTCACTCATAAGTTTATCCTTGGTCACCTCAGGGACTCCCACCTATGTTTGCATGAGACTAGTAGTGTCCTCCCCCACAAGTCCTGGGCCCCCAGAACCCCCCTCAAGTTATCTGTATGACTCCATCCTCTCAAGTCCAGCCAGGCAGGCATTTATCTGACTTGTCTTTGTCCCCAGTGACTTCGTGCAACCCCAGATTTCCAAACCATTGTCCTGAGCCTACACAGATGGGGTGACCAGCCTGTCCAGAGCTCCctgatatttgttgctgttgtgtgtcatcaagtcgattctgcctggtagcaaccctacagtacacagtagaactgccccatagggtttcctaggctgtaatctttacaggctcAGATCCTTTATCTAACCTCTTCATGTGTTTCTGGCTCAGGGCTCATGCGGCTATTATAGCAAGCCTTCCCAGGTGTCCTTGATGTACACCTCCACAAACTGGAGCCCTTCCGCATGTTCTGGTCCCTGTGCCCCCAGCTCAGTGGCTCCCTGTGGCTGGGATGACAATCTGTCCATGTACTTCTAATACGGGCCCTATGTCTCCACCCCCAACTGAGACTTCAATTCCCCAACTCAGGTGACTCCCAAGTAACCAGGGTGACCCAGCCTGCTCCGTCTCTCTGGCGTCTTCTCATGCCTGGGACCCCCAAGTTCCCACCCACTCTGACGCAGTCAGAGTGACCGACCTGCCCCTGCGTCCCTCATGCAGACTCTATGGCGCGCCTCCTCCCACCACCTGGCACCTGGTCCcataccccacccccacccgcagCCCTGGTGTCTGCACTAAGTCTTCTATTCCCTGCTCACCCGCAGGCTTCTACGTGACGCTGGTGGTGCACCGCTGGTGGGACCAGTACCTCTGCATGCCGCTGCCCGACGCGCTCATGTGTATGGTTGCGGGCACCGTCCACGGGCGCGATGAACGCGGTCGCCTCTACCGGCGTACGCTTATGCGTTACGCAGGACTCTCCGCCGTGCTCATCCTGCGCTCGGTCAGCACCGCCGTTTTCAAGCGCTTCCCCACCGTGGACCATGTAGTAGAGGCTGGTGAGGCCAGGGTGAAATGGGGCGGGGGCGGCGTAAGGGCGTGGGAATGGACGAGCAACCCCTGGCCCCGCCCCTCCAGGGTTTATGACCCGCGAAGAGCGCAAAAAGTTCGAGAACCTCAACTCATCCTACAACAAGTTCTGGGTGCCCTGCGTCTGGTTCTGCAATCTGGCGGCTCAGGCCCGGCGCGAGGGCCGCATCCGCGACAACAGCGCCCTCAAGCTACTGCTCGAGGTGGGCCTGCCAGAACCGTTTGTGCTGGGATGAGGCCATTTATATAGATGTACCAGAGAAAATTGGGCCCCTGGAGTTGGGTCAGACAGCAGCCCTGCCTCATGCGTCCAAGGCAGCAGATTCTAAACACCCTCAAGGGTGCATGGTGCCCTGCACTCCTGGTGTTCACTCATAGCCAAATACTCTCCCTGAAACCCCAGAAGCACACTCCCGTCTCCCACCAGACGTAGACTAACCTCCATCCCAGCTAAtcatatttaattctcacaattcaCGCCTCCTCATGACCTGTATCCACACCCAGGAGCTGAATACGTTCCGGGCCAAGTGCGGGATGCTCTTTCACTACGATTGGATTAGCATACCTCTTGTGTACACCCAGGTAACCCCTCCCCCGTGTCTCCGTTTATATCTGGTGACAAGGGGAGACAGAGCCAGCTAAGGCCCCCAACCCAAGGACGCCTAGACCTAGCCCAGGTTCCTCGATGACCCTGAGCCTGGGAGAACCCTGACCTGCTGGCCTGCCCTCCTCCCAGGTGGTGACCATCGCAGTGTACAGCTACTTCCTGGCCTGCCTCATCGGTCGCCAGTTCCTAGACCCAGCGCAAGGCTACAAAGGCCACGACTTGGACCTGTGCGTGCCCATCTTCACTCTGCTGCAGTTCTTCTTCTATGCAGGCTGGCTCAAGGTGAGTGGGGTCTCGGGGTGGGGACGCCGGAGCGGAGTGGGGAGAGGTTCTCAAGGCTCCGCCTACCCCTTCCCAAACCCACTCAGGTTGCGGAGCAGCTCATCAACCCCTTCGGAGAAGACGATGACGACTTTGAGACCAACTTTCTAATCGACCGCAACTTCCAGGTGAGACTCTCGCTGTTGTGGCCATCCCTGGCTCCAAAGACCGCCAGCTCTGGCCCCAGAGCGGGCCTGGCCTCATCCCCGCCAACACCATCCTGAACTacactctcaccctccttgagGGATCCACGGCGTGGTCCGGGCGCTCTGCCTCACCCCCACCGCGCTCCGCGTATCCGCGCCCGCAGGTGTCGATGCTGGCCGTGGACGAGATGTACGACGACCTGGCCATGCTGGAGAAGGACCTGTACTGGGACGCGGCCGAAGCTCGCGCTCCCTACACGGCGGCCACCGCCTTCCTGCTGCAGCAGCCCTCCTTCCAGGGCTCCACCTTCGATATCACGTTAGTCAGCGGGAGAGGGCGGGGCTGCTTGGGGGCGGGGCTCATGCCTTTGAGGGATGTGTCTGACCGAAGGGACTATAGGGCACGAGGACAGGGTTTAGGGCTAAATCCTACGGGGATTGGGAGTATGAGGATTAGAAGGGCAAGGGTTGAGCTCggagtcaagaaaaaaaaaatgaggggtgGGG
This DNA window, taken from Elephas maximus indicus isolate mEleMax1 chromosome 3, mEleMax1 primary haplotype, whole genome shotgun sequence, encodes the following:
- the BEST2 gene encoding bestrophin-2 → MTVTYTARVANTRFGGFSQLLLLWRGSIYKLLWRELLCFLGLYMALSAAYRFVLSEEQKRYFEKLVIYCDQYASLIPVSFVLGFYVTLVVHRWWDQYLCMPLPDALMCMVAGTVHGRDERGRLYRRTLMRYAGLSAVLILRSVSTAVFKRFPTVDHVVEAGFMTREERKKFENLNSSYNKFWVPCVWFCNLAAQARREGRIRDNSALKLLLEELNTFRAKCGMLFHYDWISIPLVYTQVVTIAVYSYFLACLIGRQFLDPAQGYKGHDLDLCVPIFTLLQFFFYAGWLKVAEQLINPFGEDDDDFETNFLIDRNFQVSMLAVDEMYDDLAMLEKDLYWDAAEARAPYTAATAFLLQQPSFQGSTFDITLAKEDMQFQRLDGVDGPLGETHGDFLQRLLPVAAGTAGGLLGRRLSMLLRKNSGVSEASIVASCACATAPDGAAQDCSCEDPLLDPGLREPEPELPAGPELPVPAPGPAAEPFTLVPMPGPRGPAPPWLPSPIGEEEENLA